A region from the Hypericibacter adhaerens genome encodes:
- a CDS encoding aldehyde dehydrogenase family protein, which produces MTALAELGRLSNRLLIGGEQRASKASTQFDVIDPATEDVVGKVADSTEAEVEEAIRIANKAQKAWNKTNALTRAELLHEVSHHLRGTRPVIAEMLTREMGKTYKESFDECTWAMSAIDYYAEVGRAEWGKVLGPATDGQFHFTVKDPLGVVVIVLPFNYPLCLLCWEAAAALASGNAVIIKPSEMTSLVTMKFLEAFTAVLPPGVVQCVTGGGRVGGQLVASPDTHMIAFTGGIETGQKVAQACAGSFKRTLIEASGNDPFLVMPSAPLDIAARGASFGAFINCGQVCAAAERFYVHEKIHDEFVERVVAEAKKVRIGNGLDKVDMGPLASRKERDRYEGILARAVKEGAKVATGGGRPAGLNRGFFAECTVLTGVTPDMEIMNRESFGPVLPICKVGSFDEGLALANRSRYALGASIYTRDLEESMRAVNELEAGMVWVNAPLLDNDAGPFGGRKMSGMGRQLGAEGLDTFRHTKLAMIDPACSSHDFWWFPYKDSEMYQGKR; this is translated from the coding sequence ATGACCGCATTGGCCGAACTCGGACGCCTCAGCAACCGGCTCCTGATCGGGGGCGAGCAACGCGCGAGCAAGGCGTCGACCCAGTTCGACGTGATCGACCCCGCGACCGAGGATGTCGTCGGCAAGGTCGCGGATTCGACCGAGGCCGAGGTCGAGGAGGCGATCCGCATCGCCAACAAGGCGCAGAAGGCCTGGAACAAGACCAACGCGCTCACCCGCGCCGAGCTGCTGCACGAGGTCTCGCACCATCTGCGCGGGACGCGGCCCGTCATCGCCGAGATGCTGACCCGCGAGATGGGGAAGACCTACAAGGAATCCTTCGACGAATGCACCTGGGCCATGTCGGCGATCGACTACTACGCCGAGGTCGGCCGCGCCGAATGGGGCAAGGTGCTGGGGCCGGCCACCGACGGCCAGTTCCATTTCACGGTCAAGGATCCGCTGGGCGTCGTCGTCATCGTCCTGCCCTTCAACTATCCGCTCTGCCTGCTCTGCTGGGAGGCGGCGGCGGCGCTGGCTTCGGGCAATGCCGTCATCATCAAGCCCTCGGAGATGACCTCGCTGGTGACGATGAAGTTCCTCGAGGCCTTCACGGCGGTGCTGCCGCCGGGCGTGGTGCAGTGCGTGACGGGCGGCGGTCGCGTCGGCGGCCAGCTCGTGGCCAGCCCCGACACGCATATGATCGCTTTCACCGGCGGGATCGAGACCGGGCAGAAGGTGGCCCAGGCCTGTGCCGGCAGCTTCAAGCGCACCCTGATCGAGGCCTCGGGCAACGACCCCTTCCTGGTCATGCCCTCGGCACCCCTCGATATCGCCGCGCGCGGGGCCAGCTTCGGCGCCTTCATCAATTGCGGCCAGGTCTGCGCCGCGGCCGAGCGTTTCTATGTGCATGAGAAGATCCATGACGAGTTCGTCGAGCGCGTCGTCGCCGAGGCGAAGAAGGTCCGCATCGGCAACGGCCTCGACAAGGTCGATATGGGGCCGCTCGCCTCGCGCAAGGAACGCGACCGCTATGAGGGCATCCTGGCGCGTGCGGTGAAGGAAGGCGCCAAGGTCGCAACCGGCGGCGGCAGGCCCGCCGGCCTCAATCGCGGCTTCTTCGCCGAATGCACGGTCCTGACCGGCGTCACGCCCGACATGGAGATCATGAACCGCGAGAGCTTCGGGCCGGTGCTGCCGATCTGCAAAGTTGGCAGCTTTGATGAGGGGCTCGCGCTCGCCAACCGCTCGCGCTATGCGCTGGGGGCCTCGATCTACACCCGGGATCTCGAGGAGAGCATGCGCGCCGTCAACGAGCTCGAGGCCGGCATGGTCTGGGTCAATGCGCCGCTGCTCGACAACGATGCCGGCCCCTTCGGCGGGCGCAAGATGTCGGGCATGGGCCGCCAGCTCGGCGCCGAGGGCCTCGACACCTTCCGCCACACCAAGCTCGCCATGATCGATCCCGCCTGCTCGTCCCACGATTTCTGGTGGTTCCCCTACAAGGACAGCGAGATGTATCAGGGCAAGAGATAG
- a CDS encoding helix-turn-helix domain-containing protein, which produces MIRAAKLLPGEPSANAGEGASGQLSHHLGREVRSLRHARDMTLEELGEKTGLSVGFLSQIERGLSNPSVIALHDIGKALGVNISWFFAENDSGPDEERAFIVRANRRRVLHYSHGITDSLLTPYLDGQLELLLSRFPPGATSGEAPYTHIGEEAGIVIAGRLDLWIDGKRFRLWEGDSFTFKSTLPHRYRNPGATETVVIWAITPPSY; this is translated from the coding sequence ATGATTCGCGCCGCCAAGCTGCTGCCCGGCGAGCCGAGCGCGAACGCCGGGGAGGGCGCCAGCGGCCAGCTCTCGCATCATCTGGGCCGCGAGGTGCGCAGCCTGCGCCATGCCCGCGACATGACGCTCGAGGAACTGGGTGAGAAGACCGGCCTGTCGGTCGGCTTCCTCAGCCAGATCGAGCGCGGCCTCTCCAACCCGTCGGTCATCGCGCTCCACGACATCGGCAAGGCGCTCGGCGTCAATATCAGCTGGTTCTTCGCCGAGAACGATTCCGGCCCCGACGAGGAGCGCGCCTTCATCGTGCGCGCCAACCGGCGGCGCGTGCTGCATTACAGCCACGGCATCACCGACAGCCTGCTGACGCCCTATCTCGACGGGCAGCTCGAGCTGCTGCTGAGCCGCTTCCCGCCCGGCGCCACCAGCGGCGAGGCGCCCTACACCCATATCGGCGAGGAGGCCGGCATCGTCATCGCGGGCCGGCTCGACCTCTGGATCGACGGCAAGCGCTTCCGGCTCTGGGAAGGCGACAGCTTCACCTTCAAGAGCACGCTGCCCCATCGCTACCGCAATCCCGGCGCCACCGAAACGGTGGTGATCTGGGCCATCACGCCGCCCAGCTACTGA
- the purB gene encoding adenylosuccinate lyase encodes MIPRYSRPAMTRIWEPENRFRIWFEIEAHACDAQAELGVIPKEAAKAVWERGQFEIARIDEIERETKHDVIAFLTNLAEHVGPMARFVHQGMTSSDVLDTCLAMQLKQAADLLLTDLDQLLAALKARAFEHKLTPTMGRSHGIHAEPTTFGLKLAGHYAAFDRAKKRLIAAREEIATCAISGAVGTFANIDPRVEEHVAKKLGLKPEPVSTQVIPRDRHAMFFATLGVIAGSIENLAIEIRHLQRSEVAEAEEYFSPGQKGSSAMPHKRNPVLTENVTGIARLIRGMVLPALEDVALWHERDISHSSVERVIGPDATIALDFALARMAGVVEKLVIYPAAMQRNLDLFGGLVHSQRVLLALTQAGMAREEAYQTVQRNAMKAWETRGDLLALLKQDPGVTAKLKPAELEALFDLGYHFKHVDAVFRRVFGGS; translated from the coding sequence ATGATTCCACGCTATAGCCGTCCCGCCATGACCCGGATCTGGGAACCGGAGAACCGCTTCCGCATCTGGTTCGAGATCGAGGCCCATGCCTGCGACGCCCAGGCCGAGCTGGGGGTGATCCCGAAGGAGGCGGCGAAAGCGGTCTGGGAACGGGGCCAGTTCGAGATCGCGCGGATCGACGAGATCGAGCGCGAAACCAAGCACGACGTGATCGCCTTCCTGACCAACCTGGCCGAGCATGTCGGGCCGATGGCGCGCTTCGTCCATCAGGGCATGACCTCGTCGGACGTGCTCGACACCTGCCTCGCGATGCAGCTCAAGCAGGCGGCGGACCTGCTGCTGACGGACCTTGATCAGTTGCTCGCGGCGCTGAAGGCCCGCGCCTTCGAGCACAAGCTCACCCCCACCATGGGCCGCAGCCACGGCATCCATGCCGAGCCCACCACCTTCGGGCTCAAGCTCGCCGGCCACTATGCCGCCTTCGACCGCGCGAAGAAGCGGCTCATCGCGGCGCGCGAGGAGATCGCGACCTGCGCCATCTCGGGCGCCGTCGGCACCTTCGCCAATATCGATCCGCGCGTGGAAGAGCATGTGGCGAAGAAGCTGGGCCTCAAGCCCGAGCCGGTCTCGACCCAGGTCATCCCGCGCGACCGCCATGCGATGTTCTTCGCGACCCTGGGCGTGATCGCGGGCTCGATCGAGAATCTCGCGATCGAGATCCGCCATCTGCAGCGCAGCGAGGTCGCCGAGGCCGAGGAATATTTCTCGCCGGGCCAGAAAGGCTCCTCGGCCATGCCGCACAAGCGCAATCCCGTTCTGACCGAGAACGTGACCGGTATCGCGCGGCTCATCCGCGGCATGGTGCTGCCGGCGCTCGAGGACGTGGCGCTCTGGCATGAGCGCGACATCTCGCACAGCTCGGTCGAGCGGGTGATCGGCCCCGACGCCACCATCGCGCTCGATTTCGCGCTCGCGCGCATGGCGGGCGTGGTCGAGAAGCTGGTGATCTATCCGGCGGCGATGCAACGCAATCTCGATCTCTTCGGCGGGCTCGTGCATTCGCAGCGCGTGCTGCTGGCCCTGACCCAGGCCGGCATGGCGCGCGAGGAGGCCTACCAGACGGTCCAGCGCAACGCGATGAAGGCCTGGGAGACGCGCGGCGATCTGCTGGCGCTATTGAAGCAGGACCCGGGCGTGACGGCGAAGCTGAAGCCCGCCGAGCTCGAGGCGCTGTTCGACCTCGGCTATCACTTCAAGCATGTGGATGCGGTGTTCCGGCGGGTGTTCGGGGGGAGCTGA
- a CDS encoding DUF1476 domain-containing protein — MSALDDREKALEDKFKHDQELEFRVHARRNRLLGLWAAQELRLPPAEHEAYAKSLVMAEIELHGSDAVVKKLLADFTDRGIEMSDHRVRRHLSECQELARRQVMAEVKG; from the coding sequence ATGTCGGCGTTGGACGATCGTGAGAAGGCGCTCGAGGACAAGTTCAAGCATGACCAGGAGCTGGAGTTCCGGGTCCATGCGCGCCGCAACCGGTTGCTGGGTCTCTGGGCGGCGCAGGAGCTGAGGCTGCCGCCCGCGGAGCACGAGGCCTACGCGAAATCGCTGGTCATGGCCGAGATCGAGCTCCATGGCAGCGACGCCGTCGTCAAGAAGCTGCTCGCCGATTTCACCGACCGCGGCATCGAGATGTCCGACCATCGCGTGCGCCGGCACCTGTCCGAATGCCAGGAACTCGCGCGCCGGCAGGTGATGGCGGAGGTGAAGGGCTGA
- a CDS encoding DUF1476 domain-containing protein: MAARATTFEPGLPVQGGTSTKGEWVAMASFEDRERGFENKFKHDQELGFKVAARRNKLVGLWAAQELKLPAAEHEAYAKSVVMADLEKPGDDDVVEKLLADFKAKGVSISEHRIRQQLSDLREVARKQVMSESK; this comes from the coding sequence ATGGCCGCGCGCGCGACCACCTTTGAACCGGGCCTGCCGGTCCAAGGTGGGACTTCAACGAAGGGAGAATGGGTCGCAATGGCGAGCTTCGAAGATCGCGAACGTGGTTTTGAGAACAAGTTCAAGCATGACCAGGAACTCGGATTCAAAGTCGCGGCTCGCCGGAACAAGCTGGTCGGCCTCTGGGCGGCGCAGGAGCTGAAGCTGCCGGCGGCCGAGCACGAGGCCTATGCCAAGTCGGTGGTCATGGCCGATCTGGAGAAGCCGGGCGATGACGATGTGGTCGAGAAGCTCCTCGCCGATTTCAAGGCGAAGGGTGTCTCGATCTCGGAGCATCGCATCCGCCAGCAGCTGAGCGACCTGCGCGAGGTTGCGCGCAAGCAGGTGATGTCCGAATCGAAGTGA
- a CDS encoding NRDE family protein, which yields MCSVVILLRPGHDWPVILGANRDEMKNRPWAPPARHWPDRPEVVAGIDRLAGGSWMGLNDHGLVAAIMNRVNSLGPATGKRSRGELVLEALDHADARQAAGSLADLDPEAYRPFNLVLADNRDAFWLRNLGSREEGRGMSVERIPPGLSMLTANDRNDRTHSKRIAHYLPQFEKAPVPDPAANGWQGWEALLKDRTPAPGGTVYDAMCIVGENGFETLSSSLLALPKPGLERHPIWRFAAGRPDLFPYEKLSF from the coding sequence ATGTGCAGCGTGGTGATCCTGCTGAGACCCGGCCATGACTGGCCGGTGATCCTCGGCGCCAACCGGGACGAGATGAAGAACCGGCCATGGGCGCCACCGGCGCGCCATTGGCCCGATCGCCCGGAAGTGGTGGCTGGCATCGACAGGCTGGCCGGCGGTAGCTGGATGGGGCTGAACGACCATGGCCTGGTCGCCGCGATCATGAACCGGGTGAACTCGCTGGGCCCCGCGACGGGCAAGCGCAGCCGCGGCGAGCTGGTGCTGGAGGCGCTCGACCACGCCGATGCGCGCCAGGCCGCCGGCTCGCTCGCCGATCTCGATCCCGAGGCCTATCGCCCCTTCAACCTTGTCCTGGCCGACAACCGCGACGCCTTCTGGCTGCGCAATCTCGGCAGCCGCGAGGAAGGGCGCGGCATGAGCGTCGAGCGAATCCCGCCCGGCCTCTCGATGCTGACCGCGAACGACCGCAACGACCGGACCCACAGCAAGCGGATCGCGCATTACCTGCCGCAGTTCGAGAAGGCACCGGTCCCCGACCCCGCCGCCAATGGCTGGCAGGGCTGGGAGGCGTTGCTCAAGGACCGGACGCCGGCGCCGGGCGGCACGGTCTATGACGCCATGTGCATCGTCGGCGAGAACGGCTTCGAGACCCTTTCGAGCTCGCTGCTGGCCTTGCCGAAACCGGGACTCGAACGCCACCCGATCTGGCGTTTCGCCGCCGGCCGGCCCGACCTGTTCCCCTACGAAAAGCTCAGCTTTTGA
- the purC gene encoding phosphoribosylaminoimidazolesuccinocarboxamide synthase gives MSRRRRIYEGKAKILFEGPEPGTLVQYFKDDATAFNNQKKGTITGKGVLNNRISEYLMVKLGEIGVPTHFVRRLNMREQLIREVEIIPIEVVIRNVVAGSLSQRFGMAEGTVLPRSIVEYYYKSDELGDPMVSEEHITAFGWASPQDLDDMLSLSLRTNDFLTGLFLGVGLRLVDFKIEFGRLYENEEMRIVLADEISPDSCRLWDVKTNEKLDKDRFRRDLGGVAEAYQEVARRLGILPEGGPRDLKGPSTMQ, from the coding sequence ATGTCGCGTCGTCGTCGTATCTATGAAGGCAAGGCGAAGATCCTGTTCGAGGGCCCCGAGCCCGGAACCCTGGTCCAGTATTTCAAGGACGACGCGACCGCCTTCAACAACCAGAAAAAGGGCACCATCACCGGCAAGGGGGTGCTCAACAACCGCATCTCCGAATATCTGATGGTGAAGCTCGGCGAGATCGGCGTGCCGACCCATTTCGTGCGCCGGCTCAACATGCGCGAGCAGCTGATCCGCGAGGTCGAGATCATCCCGATCGAGGTGGTGATCCGCAACGTGGTCGCCGGCTCGCTGTCGCAGCGCTTCGGCATGGCCGAAGGCACGGTGCTGCCGCGCTCGATCGTCGAGTATTATTACAAGTCGGACGAGCTGGGCGATCCGATGGTGAGCGAGGAGCATATCACCGCCTTCGGCTGGGCGAGCCCGCAGGACCTCGACGACATGCTGTCGCTGTCGCTGCGCACCAACGATTTCCTCACCGGCCTCTTCCTCGGCGTCGGCCTCCGGCTCGTCGATTTCAAGATCGAGTTCGGCCGTCTCTACGAGAACGAGGAGATGCGGATCGTGCTGGCCGACGAGATCAGCCCCGATTCCTGCCGGCTCTGGGACGTGAAGACCAACGAGAAGCTCGACAAGGACCGCTTCCGCCGCGATCTCGGCGGGGTGGCGGAGGCCTATCAGGAAGTGGCGCGCCGGCTCGGCATCCTGCCCGAGGGCGGCCCGCGCGACCTCAAGGGCCCCTCGACGATGCAGTGA
- the purS gene encoding phosphoribosylformylglycinamidine synthase subunit PurS: MKARVHITLKSGVLDPQGRAIQHALGVMGFAGVEDVRQGKYIEIELKETDRAKAKANLDAMCQKLLANTVIENYAIDLAD, from the coding sequence ATGAAGGCGCGCGTCCATATCACCCTCAAATCCGGCGTTCTCGATCCGCAGGGACGCGCCATCCAGCATGCGCTGGGGGTCATGGGCTTTGCCGGCGTCGAGGATGTGCGCCAGGGCAAATATATCGAGATCGAGCTCAAGGAAACCGATCGGGCCAAGGCCAAGGCCAATCTCGACGCGATGTGCCAGAAGCTCCTGGCCAACACGGTGATCGAGAACTACGCGATCGACCTGGCGGACTGA
- the purQ gene encoding phosphoribosylformylglycinamidine synthase subunit PurQ, whose translation MKSAVIVFPGSNREGDAWQALAEVTGSAPQLVWHRDSELPKVDLVVVPGGFSYGDYLRCGAIAAHSPIMREVKARAAKGMAVLGICNGFQILTEAGLLPGALLRNAALKFICRNINLKVENSQTMFTGGYEQGQVLSVPVAHHDGNYHADAATLDKLEQTGRVAFRYCEPDGAVTAKGNPNGSARNIAGIFNETKTVLGLMPHPENAIDTLLGSVDGRGLFRSLAEALS comes from the coding sequence ATGAAATCCGCCGTCATCGTATTTCCCGGCTCCAATCGCGAAGGCGACGCCTGGCAAGCCCTGGCCGAGGTCACGGGATCGGCGCCGCAGCTGGTCTGGCATCGCGACAGCGAGCTGCCGAAGGTCGATCTGGTGGTGGTGCCGGGCGGCTTCTCCTATGGCGACTATCTGCGCTGCGGGGCCATCGCCGCCCATTCGCCGATCATGCGCGAGGTCAAGGCGCGCGCGGCCAAGGGCATGGCGGTGCTCGGCATCTGCAACGGCTTCCAGATCCTGACCGAGGCGGGATTGCTGCCGGGCGCCCTGCTGCGCAACGCCGCGCTCAAGTTCATCTGCCGCAACATCAATCTGAAGGTCGAGAACAGCCAGACCATGTTCACCGGCGGCTACGAGCAGGGCCAGGTGCTGTCGGTGCCGGTCGCGCATCACGACGGCAACTATCACGCCGACGCGGCGACGCTCGACAAGCTGGAGCAGACCGGCCGCGTCGCCTTCCGCTATTGCGAGCCCGACGGCGCCGTCACGGCAAAGGGCAATCCCAACGGGTCCGCGCGCAACATCGCCGGCATCTTCAACGAGACCAAGACGGTGCTGGGGCTGATGCCGCATCCCGAGAACGCGATCGACACGCTGCTGGGCTCGGTCGATGGCCGCGGCCTCTTCCGCAGCCTCGCGGAGGCGCTCTCGTGA